From the genome of Triticum aestivum cultivar Chinese Spring chromosome 3B, IWGSC CS RefSeq v2.1, whole genome shotgun sequence, one region includes:
- the LOC123070815 gene encoding uncharacterized protein produces the protein MGRYYREVEAKRTRPFSVRPPTPFPRGAPSSCGSSSSASPPTAAAASEQQPPLPPSPPARDAAGHHRPEYVEVFMPLVVDMAHSRRFAYALIDPASPSPGDLLRRALELHAGDPSVRLAASHYGAMMVVFSSEGAREHAMRHFPLPFEGHVITLERPETGENRFGWEYTCFAQLSATGFPLKHWHEGGIRDAFRSIGNVCCIDPLCLNDLDFSAVRLVIRLEHEDDVPHALLVRNFDGDLSTEVRIRRVRFWSITEDGSSVSSFHFEGEGSSPRSPPRGPRSSGMDDIDTLSLCGFDSLSIEPRPATPAPLDDFPGAPQSAAMAAFHRTLGRRMAGLLSEPFPPRWCALFPPATPLLQEDGSDSTTTVPSSDGGQAMLLPPPVMLPSELADEDHEHAAMKRRGRRKRAVDVDHTGRRSSRLAGKEPSGYVKMLDRAKAAKAARFDSSKGSPRLRASVRAAGIGVDDGAPAPLSLRQLRALREPCGVDLDALAAGAHAEMAYGAP, from the coding sequence ATGGGCCGGTACTACCGGGAGGTTGAGGCGAAGCGCACTCGCCCCTTCTCGGTGCGCCCTCCCACGCCGTTCCCTCGGGGGGCGCCGTCTTCgtgcgggtcctcctcctccgccaGCCCGCCGACTGCCGCGGCGGCTTCGGAGCAGCAGCCACCCCTCCCCCCTTCGCCTCCTGCTCGGGATGCGGCTGGCCACCATCGCCCGGAGTACGTGGAGGTCTTCATGCCCCTGGTGGTGGACATGGCGCACTCGCGCCGTTTTGCCTATGCTCTCATCGACCCGGCGTCCCCCAGCCCCGGCGACCTCCTCCGCCGGGCTCTCGAGCTGCACGCCGGTGACCCCTCCGTGCGCCTCGCCGCCTCCCACTACGGCGCCATGATGGTCGTCTTCTcctcggagggggcgcgggagcaCGCCATGCGGCACTTCCCCCTCCCGTTCGAGGGGCACGTCATCACCCTGGAGCGCCCGGAGACCGGAGAGAACCGGTTCGGCTGGGAGTACACCTGCTTTGCACAGCTCTCCGCCACCGGCTTCCCCCTCAAGCACTGGCATGAAGGGGGCATCCGTGACGCCTTCCGCTCCATCGGCAACGTCTGCTGCATCGACCCTCTCTGCCTCAACGATCTCGACTTCTCCGCCGTCCGGCTTGTCATCCGTCTCGAGCACGAGGACGACGTCCCCCACGCCCTCCTCGTCCGCAACTTCGATGGTGACCTCTCGACGGAGGTCCGCATCCGCCGCGTCCGCTTCTGGTCCATCACCGAAGATGGCTCCTCCGTCTCCTCCTTCCACTTCGAGGGGGAGGGGAGCTCCCCTCGCTCGCCGCCCCGTGGGCCTCGATCCTCCGGGATGGACGACATCGACACGCTCAGTCTGTGCGGCTTCGACTCCCTCTCCATCGAGCCCCGCCCAGCTACGCCTGCCCCCCTCGACGACTTCCCCGGCGCGCCGCAGAGCGCGGCCATGGCTGCTTTTCACCGCACTCTGGGTCGCCGCATGGCGGGGTTGCTCTCCGAGCCCTTCCCGCCACGCTGGTGCGCCCTCTTCCCTCCCGCGACACCTCTGCTCCAGGAGGATGGCAGCGACTCCACCACCACTGTCCCCTCCTCCGATGGCGGCCAGGCCATGCTGCTTCCCCCCCCGGTTATGCTCCCGTCCGAGCTGGCGGACGAGGACCATGAGCATGCCGCCATGAAGCGGCGTGGCCGCCGCAAGCGCGCGGTGGACGTCGACCACACCGGACGCCGTAGCTCCCGCCTTGCCGGGAAGGAGCCGTCGGGGTACGTCAAGATGCTTGACCGGGCCAAGGCGGCGAAGGCGGCGCGCTTCGACTCCTCCAAGGGCTCCCCCCGCCTCCGTGCTTCCGTGAGAGCTGCCGGCATTGGTGTCGACGACGGCgcgccggcccctctctctctccgccaGCTCCGGGCTCTTCGGGAGCCGTGTGGCGTCGACCTGGACGCGCTGGCTGCTGGGGCTCACGCTGAGATGGCTTATGGTGCCCCATGA